The [Clostridium] colinum genome includes the window ACTTTTAAATGAAGGGTCTGGTCATACATTTAGCATACATTGTTATGATGATAACATAATAGAAAGATTTTCTCTTGCTATGCCAGTTTCTAGAATAGCGGTAAATACGCCTTCAACATTTGGTGGAATTGGTGCAAGTGTTGACCTTATACCAGCTCTAACTCTTGGTTGTGGAGCTATTGGTGGAAGTTCAACTTCTAATAATGTAGGGCCTTTAGATTTAATTAATATTAAAAAAGTTGCAAAAGGTAAAATAGAAATAGAAGAAATTAGAAAACAAGCTAATTTACCTTGTGAATGCAATACAAATGGCTCAAATGAGCTTGTAACAATAATTTTAAACAAACTTTTAGAAGAATTAAAAAAATAAAAAATATTTAATTTAATGGAGGAAAAAAATTATGGCAAATACTAATGCTTTAGGAATGGTAGAAACAAAAGGTCTTGTTGGTGCAATAGAAGCAGCAGATGCAATGGTTAAAGCGGCTAATGTTCAGTTAGTTGGTAAAGAACAAGTTGGAGGTGGTTTAGTAACAGTTATGGTTAGAGGAGACGTTGGAGCTGTTAA containing:
- a CDS encoding BMC domain-containing protein, with the protein product MANTNALGMVETKGLVGAIEAADAMVKAANVQLVGKEQVGGGLVTVMVRGDVGAVKAATDAGAMAAERVGELISVHVIPRPHFEVDAILPKANSAE